From a single Brassica rapa cultivar Chiifu-401-42 chromosome A01, CAAS_Brap_v3.01, whole genome shotgun sequence genomic region:
- the LOC108871274 gene encoding uncharacterized mitochondrial protein AtMg00310-like: MEVVRTYGKAYGQCINFDKSSLLFGKRINAATRQEIKDTLGIHNDGGMGKYLGIPEDISGSKCKLFAFLKDNLMHRVNGWTGRWLSKGVNEVMIKSILLALPTYVMSTFLLPLEICENLASAIAQFWWSSNPPKRRIHWAKWEKVCLPKEEGGIGFRLIYEFNLELLAKQLWRLVQYPDSLVARVLRGRYYRTTSPLRAISTSSPSYVWTIISAARKLLLLGIRQKIQYGYDVRVWEDPCIPTTPARPARLVAPVMHLNMRVSDLINQESKEWDA; this comes from the coding sequence ATGGAAGTAGTCAGGACATATGGTAAAGCATATGgccaatgtataaactttgacaagtcttccttactctttggtaagaggATTAATGCAGCCACCCGGCAAGAAATTAAAGATACACTTGGAATACACAATGATGGAGGGATGGGAAAGTACTTGGGAATCCCAGAGGATATTAGTGGCTCTAAATGTAAACTTTTTGCATTTCTAAAGGATAATCTGATGCATAGAGTCAATGGATGGACTGGTAGATGGCTCTCAAAAGGGGTAAATGAAGTAATGATCAAATCCATTTTACTCGCTCTTCCGACATACGTTATGTCGACGTTTCTGCTCCCATTGGAGATCTGTGAAAACCTCGCTAGTGCCATtgcacaattttggtggagctcGAATCCACCAAAAAGAAGAATACACTGGGCGAAATGGGAAAAGGTTTGTTTACCAAAGGAAGAGGGTGGGATTGGGTTCCGTTTAATTTATGAGTTCAATCTAGAACTACTGGCAAAGCAATTATGGAGACTGGTCCAATACCCTGATTCACTGGTTGCTCGAGTCTTAAGGGGGAGATATTATAGGACGACCTCGCCATTAAGAGCGATCTCTACTAGCAGCCCATCATATGTGTGGACAATCATCTCCGCCGCAAGGAAGCTTTTACTGCTAGGGATCAGACAGAAGATTCAATATGGTTATGACGTCAGGGTGTGGGAGGATCCGTGTATTCCAACGACACCTGCTAGACCAGCTAGACTTGTAGCGCCTGTGATGCACCTAAATATGAGAGTCAGTGACCTCATTAATCAGGAATCAAAGGAATGGGACGCATGA
- the LOC103873981 gene encoding probable pectinesterase/pectinesterase inhibitor 33: MVRGIFHICLLASFLLLPQFSSTVNYRGFTVGANVPSPWDHNIPPPPETTPFASPTTSPPTTSAQSPGPAAASSPINNSSISGDMTWWCNKTPHAKTCTYYFQKSPDRNISRPPRFRSEFLRMLVHVALDQAVIAHAQTVKLGQSCTNNQQKGAWSDCVTLFENTVTQLNQTFNGLNPGASSDVKCSDFDAQTWLSTAQTNIQTCRSGAEDLKVSNFVMPAISNKNLSDLIGNCLAVNGVLMKQHNHKTANHKEYFPSWVSRHERRLLVSASLAKSRPHLVVAQDRSGHFRSIQAAINFAGRRRIKSRFVIYVKKGVYRENIEVGNDNHNIMLVGDGERKTIITSARSVKGGYTTYNSATAGFGGQRFVAKDMTFINTAGPLRGQAVSVRSSSDLSVFYRVGIHGFQDTLFIHSQRQFFRECYISGTIDFIFGNAAVVFQNCMILVRRPLHGQANVITAQGRGDPFQNTGITIHSSRIVAASDLRPVIRAYKTYLGRPWQAYSRVTIMKTYIDNSISPLGWSPWLRGSNFALNTVFYGEYKNFGPGSSTRWRVRWKGFHAITNAAVASRFTVGSLIAGGSWLPSTGVPFKTGL; the protein is encoded by the exons ATGGTAAGAGGCATCTTCCACATATGCCTCTTGGCATCGTTTCTTCTTCTGCCACAATTCTCTTCCACCGTAAACTACCGTGGCTTCACCGTTGGAGCAAATGTTCCTTCTCCATGGGACCATAATATTCCCCCACCACCAGAAACCACACCATTCGCAAGCCCCACCACCAGTCCTCCAACCACCTCAGCTCAATCCCCTGGTCCAGCGGCCGCATCGTCTCCGATCAACAACAGCTCTATCTCCGGCGACATGACATGGTGGTGCAATAAGACTCCACACGCTAAGACATGCACCTACTACTTCCAAAAGAGCCCAGACCGCAACATTAGCCGACCACCAAGGTTTCGGTCCGAGTTTCTGCGAATGCTGGTCCATGTAGCACTTGACCAAGCCGTCATTGCACACGCTCAAACAGTTAAATTAGGTCAGAGCTGCACCAATAACCAACAGAAAGGCGCTTGGTCAGACTGTGTAACGCTATTTGAAAATACGGTCACTCAGCTGAACCAGACGTTCAACGGACTTAACCCGGGGGCTTCTAGTGATGTGAAGTGTTCAGACTTCGACGCACAGACGTGGCTCAGCACGGCTCAAACCAACATCCAGACATGCCGGTCTGGCGCGGAGGATCTGAAAGTCTCAAATTTCGTCATGCCGGCCATCTCCAACAAGAACTTGTCGGATTTGATTGGAAACTGCTTGGCCGTCAATGGAGTTCTCATGAAGCAACATAATCATAAGACTG CTAACCACAAAGAATATTTCCCAAGCTGGGTCTCAAGACACGAAAGACGATTACTCGTATCCGCATCTTTAGCGAAATCGAGACCCCACCTAGTGGTGGCACAGGACAGGTCCGGCCATTTCCGGTCAATTCAAGCTGCGATAAACTTCGCAGGAAGACGGAGAATCAAGTCAAGATTCGTAATATATGTGAAGAAAGGTGTTTACAGAGAGAACATTGAAGTTGGCAACGATAACCACAACATCATGCTCGTTGGCGACGGTGAACGaaaaacaatcatcaccagtGCTAGAAGTGTCAAGGGTGGCTATACCACCTATAACTCAGCAACAGCGG GTTTTGGAGGCCAAAGGTTTGTTGCAAAGGACATGACATTCATCAACACGGCAGGGCCATTACGCGGCCAAGCTGTTTCTGTTCGGTCATCTTCTGACCTCTCTGTTTTCTACCGTGTCGGTATCCATGGATTCCAAGACACTCTCTTCATTCACTCGCAACGTCAATTCTTTAGAGAATGTTACATCTCAGGCACCATAGACTTCATCTTCGGAAATGCAGCTGTCGTATTTCAGAACTGCATGATTCTTGTCCGAAGACCTCTGCATGGCCAAGCCAACGTTATAACCGCTCAGGGTCGTGGTGACCCTTTTCAGAACACAGGTATAACCATCCATAGCTCAAGGATAGTCGCTGCTTCTGATTTGAGGCCTGTGATTCGAGCTTACAAAACCTATTTAGGCCGACCGTGGCAAGCGTATTCGCGTGTTACAATCATGAAGACCTATATAGATAACTCAATAAGTCCCTTGGGATGGTCTCCTTGGTTAAGAGGTTCCAACTTTGCTCTCAATACAGTTTTCTATGGAGAGTATAAAAACTTCGGACCAGGTTCTTCTACAAGGTGGCGTGTCCGGTGGAAAGGCTTCCACGCCATAACCAATGCTGCTGTTGCTTCCCGGTTTACTGTGGGAAGCCTCATCGCTGGTGGTTCATGGTTGCCTTCTACTGGCGTTCCGTTCAAGACAGGGTTGTGA
- the LOC103873991 gene encoding uncharacterized protein LOC103873991, whose protein sequence is MFDDSDGASSEDDNFSTYGESPIEEDEDSPTLPSKKRYQNFLMSESKGNLEVLKLEMSSLDLAVGQRYLTKKHLKRRLKLFTVRHQFDFDVEISNLTTYVVKCWVDGCTWRVRASTEGLSPQFYIRIYDSDHACSVTERSNRSRNATPDILGELYKNFLGDVGPAVRPESVGIAITKQFGVKMEYWKSHRTLKCAREIDEGTPECGFELLPSYLYMIRRANPNTVTRLQIDELGRFMYVFLAFGASVNGFPFMRKVVVVDGTFLNGKYKGTLLTALAQDGNFQIFPIAFAVVDTENDDSWNWFFTQLKVLIPDQEGLAIISDRHNSIGKAITNVYPLAARGICTYHLYKNILGRYKGKDVFRLVKKAARCFRMSDFDMIFEEIEALNPDLHGYLERADVRLWTRVYFPGERYNLMTTNIAESMNRALSHARGLNIVRILESIRVMMTRWFAERRVDARSQSTTLTRGVEKLLQGRVSASRDWTVQRIDDHHTEVKYGAAGESLNVVNLVERKCTCRRFDVEKIPCVHAIAAAEERNVSRISLCSPYYKSTYLASAYAESVMPVDSALPVPDNVANVQCFPPFIRQQPGRPKKNRMKSALEVALANKRPRKEHICSRCSQSGHNARTCPI, encoded by the exons ATGTTCGATGACTCGGACGGTGCGTCATCTGAAGATGATAACTTCAGCACATACGGTGAGTCTCCtatcgaagaagacgaagattcACCAACGCTACCTTCCAAGAAGAGATATCAGAACTTCTTGATGAGCGAATCTAAAGGGAATCTGGAGGTTTTGAAGTTGGAGATGTCGTCGTTAGACCTTGCGGTAGGACAACGATACTTGACTAAAAAGCATTTGAAGAGACGACTGAAACTTTTTACAGTGAGGCAtcaatttgattttgatgtaGAAATATCAAACCTGACAACATACGTTGTTAAGTGTTGGGTTGATGGATGTACATGGAGAGTTCGTGCATCTACCGAAGGATTGTCCCCGCAGTTTTATATTCGTATTTACGACTCGGATCATGCATGTTCTGTAACTGAGCGTTCTAATCGATCTCGAAATGCAACACCGGATATTTTAGGAGAGTTGTACAAGAACTTTCTCGGCGACGTTGGTCCGGCCGTTCGCCCTGAGAGTGTCGGAATAGCTATCACTAAGCAGTTTGGTGTAAAG ATGGAATATTGGAAATCACACCGGACGCTTAAATGTGCAAGGGAAATCGATGAGGGCACACCTGAGTGTGGTTTTGAACTCTTGCCTTCTTACTTATACATGATAAGAAGGGCAAATCCGAATACAGTTACGCGTCTTCAAATCGATGAGCTTGGAAGATTCATGTATGTGTTTCTTGCGTTTGGTGCGAGCGTTAATGGGTTTCCTTTCATGCGCAAAGTTGTTGTCGTCGACGGTACGTTTCTTAATGGTAAATATAAAGGGACGCTACTCACAGCACTAGCTCAGGATGGTAACTTTCAGATTTTTCCAATAGCCTTCGCAGTGGTTGACACTGAAAATGATGATTCGTGGAATTGGTTTTTTACGCAACTAAAAGTGTTGATTCCTGACCAGGAGGGTCTTGCGATAATATCAGATAGGCATAACTCGATAGGGAAAGCAATTACAAATGTGTATCCGTTAGCTGCTCGTGGAATATGCACCtatcatttgtataaaaacatATTGGGACGGTACAAAGGAAAAGATGTATTTCGGCTGGTGAAGAAAGCGGCGAGATGTTTTAGAATGTCTGACTTTGATATGATTTTCGAGGAGATTGAAGCACTTAATCCTGATCTCCACGGCTACCTCGAAAGAGCTGATGTCAGACTGTGGACACGTGTTTATTTCCCGGGCGAGAggtacaatttgatgactacGAACATAGCGGAATCAATGAACAGAGCATTATCGCATGCTAGAGGTCTTAACATTGTTCGAATATTGGAATCGATACGGGTTATGATGACCAGATGGTTTGCTGAACGAAGAGTGGATGCCAGATCGCAGTCAACCACACTCACGCGCGGTGTGGAGAAACTATTACAA GGACGTGTAAGTGCCTCCCGGGATTGGACGGTTCAAAGGATTGATGACCATCACACTGAAGTTAAATATGGCGCTGCTGGCGAGTCTTTGAATGTTGTTAATTTGGTTGAGCGAAAGTGCACATGTCGGCGTTTCGATGTCGAGAAAATACCATGTGTACACGCAATCGCAGCTGCAGAGGAAAGAAATGTTTCTCGTATATCACTGTGCAGTCCTTACTATAAAAGCACTTATTTAGCTAGCGCATACGCTGAATCGGTCATGCCGGTTGACTCAGCGCTACCTGTTCCAGATAACGTGGCTAACGTACAGTGCTTTCCACCGTTTATTCGTCAACAACCGGGAAGACctaaaaaaaataggatgaaatCTGCTTTAGAAGTTGCACTTGCAAACAAACGTCCTAGGAAAGAGCACATATGTTCTCGTTGCAGTCAAAGTGGACATAATGCGAGAACTTGTCCGATATAA